The following are encoded in a window of Chlorocebus sabaeus isolate Y175 chromosome 22, mChlSab1.0.hap1, whole genome shotgun sequence genomic DNA:
- the EFCAB12 gene encoding EF-hand calcium-binding domain-containing protein 12, producing MDDDYEAYHSLFLSLLGLCPSKTSIDENAAVFDPELVIAHCFKQFKQKDFRLPQTRRRIIMVPRKEDQTPINPASQPQAPPKPIPSFKVLEAKDIQEQPEDRKTWLSRRAKLRQELESFGDVKRWLENKPSITPSEAKVLHMIHEEQSAQTNASQATTRTTRKKGPRLSRQMVPQLQLPKPPALSVMYSYLHSHKIKILEIFHKVGQGENQRITREEFITAVKAVGVPLKNQEVEDIVIYLSSLGKHNTITMDILANTYKQWSMAQQRSSLATARKRYILVKHRDFLKGPLKKQEVDSAPQLPKVDLLTVPAVDTQMEARPMTLEEMEEVGKRYRERQRQHKLMIPSIQYTEQCRLVRCGNRHFDEHCLPSTIHGDMRELIDSTRRHNFLVYLQCWKLCESYGLPLTEDILMKALLYPGDKIIFQMDKVRPIRQPGGYYSDWKVFSPNLALLRSQGPSKSKRNDKKPPKKSKKVHFKEFEEFTRKLKVRRSSSLQQTHPNSFWPGHLLDKLQLYLPTVATDRSLALFSCVQHQPHVYPATYHPDHWWPLRNKNYMTRAYYDAAKVYYIN from the exons ATGGACGACGACTATGAAGCGTACCACAGTCTGTTCTTGTCGCTGCTGG GACTCTGCCCATCTAAGACTTCCATAGATGAAAATGCCGCCGTCTTTGATCCTGAACTGGTCATTGCCCACTGCTTCAAGCAGTTCAAGCAGAAGGACTTCCGCCTGCCTCAGACCCGCCGGCGAATCATCATGGTGCCTCGCAAGGAAGATCAGACACCCATTAATCCTGCATCCCAACCTCAGGCTCCCCCAAAGCCCATCCCCAGCTTCAAAGTTCTGGAAGCTAAAGATATCCAAGAGCAGCCAGAAGACAGGAAGACCTGGCTGAGCCGGAGGGCGAAGCTGCGGCAGGAGCTGGAGTCCTTTGGTGATGTAAAGAGGTGGCTGGAGAACAAGCCCAGCATCACGCCTTCAGAGGCCAAGGTCTTACACATGATCCACGAGGAGCAGAGTGCCCAGACAAATGCCTCCCAGGCAACTACCAGGACCACCAGG AAAAAAGGCCCCCGGCTCTCCCGCCAGATGGTGCCCCAGCTCCAGCTGCCCAAGCCCCCTGCCCTGTCAGTCATGTACTCCTACCTGCATAGCCACAAGATCAAGATCCTGGAGATATTTCACAAGGTGGGCCAGGGTGAGAACCAGAGAATCACCAGGGAGGAGTTCATCACGGCTGTAAAGGCA GTCGGAGTCCCTCTGaagaaccaggaggtggaggatatAGTGATCTACCTCAGCTCTCTTGGGAAGCACAACACCATCACCATGGACATCCTGGCCAATACCTACAAGCAGTGGTCTATGGCTCAGCAAAGGAGCAGCCTGGCCACTGCAAGGAAGC GTTATATCTTGGTTAAGCACAGAGATTTCCTGAAGGGTCCGCTCAAGAAGCAGGAGGTGGATTCAGCCccacagcttcccaaagtggaCCTGCTGACGGTGCCTGCAGTCGACACACAGATGGAGGCGCGGCCCATGACCCTGGAGGAGATGGAGGAAGTAGGCAAGCGGTACCGCGAGCGGCAGCGACAGCACAAG CTCATGATCCCCTCCATCCAGTACACGGAGCAGTGCCGCCTGGTGCGCTGTGGGAATCGGCACTTTGATGAGCACTGCCTCCCGTCCACCATCCACGGGGATATGAGGGAGCTCATTGACTCGACCCGCAGGCACAACTTTCTTGTCTACCTGCAATGCTGGAAGCTCTGTGAGTCCTATGGCCTCCCGCTGACGGAGGACATCCTCATGAAAG CCTTGCTGTACCCAGGAGACAAGATCATTTTCCAGATGGACAAAGTGCGCCCCATCCGGCAGCCAGGAGGCTACTACTCTGACTGGAAGGTCTTTTCTCCGAATCTGGCTCTGCTCCGGTCCCAGGGCCCCAGCAAGTCTAAGAGGAATGACAA GAAACCgccaaagaaaagcaagaaagtgcACTTTAAGGAGTTTGAGGAATTTACCAG GAAGCTGAAGGTGAGGAGGTCCAGCAGTCTGCAGCAAACCCACCCCAATTCCTTCTGGCCGGGTCACCTTCTGGATAAGCTGCAGCTCTACTTGCCCACTGTGGCCACAGACCGGAGCCTGGCGCTCTTCAGTTGTGTTCAACACCAGCCCCATGTCTACCCAGCCACCTACCACCCTGACCACTGGTGGCCCCTTAGGAACAAGAACTACATGACCCGCGCCTATTATGATGCCGCCAAGGTGTACTACATCAACTAG